A region of the Pricia mediterranea genome:
AAATAATCGACGCACCGGTTTCCTTGGCCAAGGTGACATGGCCGCTGACAAAATCGGCGTGAAAGTGGGTCTCGAAAATATAGGTTATCCCGGCGTTGTCCGCCTTGGCGCGGTCGATATAGGGCTTGACCTCCCGCAAGGGGTCTATAATGGCTACTTCGCCCCCATTTTCGATATAGTAAGCACCCTGGGCAAGACATCCCGTATAAATTTGTTCTATTTTCATGATCAAGCGATTTACAATGAGATTTCAAAGGTATTGCTTTTGCAGAACGTGCAGGGTAACCTTTGTTACTTAAACCTTTTTACTCGATAATCGAGATTTAAATGCGTCGAGGCTTGCCTCGAAACACTAATGCTTTTTCCTTTCCAATGCCTCGCAGGCTTGCCCCGAGGTAGTTCACTTTACCCTTTTTCAGCTCAAGAAAAGCTCTTTTACGAAGATGAAAACGCCCATAACGAGCACGAACCATCCGAATGCCTTTTTCAGTTTTGAACCATCGATAAACTTGTTTAACCAAATTCCGAAAAATATACCGATGATGGAGAGTACGCTGAATACCGATAGAAACTTCCAATCGATCTTGAGGTTCTGCACATCCCCTATAAAACCGATCAACGATTTAACTGCAATAATCAGTAAGCTCGTGGCAACCGCTTTTTTCATCGGTAGCTTGGCCAATAGTACAAGGGCGGGAATGATCAGGAAGCCCCCACCGGCACCCACAATACCTGTAAGCACCCCGACTACGATACCTTCGAGCACGATCATCGGATAATTGTAAACGATTTCGATGGTGTCATTATCGCAGTTTTCACACTCCTCCCGTATCATGGAGTAAGACGCCAACAACATGGTGATGGCAAAAAATAACATGATACCGATATCTTTTGTAACCAAAAAACCGCCTACTGTAAAGAGTTCTTCAGGTATTGCAGGCATTACATACTTACGGGTGGCATACACCGCAATGAAAGCCGGGATCGAAAAAACGATGGCAGTTTTGAAGTCCACCAATTTTTTTCGAATATTCTGAATTGCACCTACCAAGGAGGTCGTACCGACGATAAACAGAGAGTATGCGGTCGCCATCACAGGGTTTATAAATAAAAAATAAACCAAAATCGGTACCGTAAGAATAGATCCTCCCCCGCCGATCAATCCTAAGACTATGCCGATGACAAGGGCACCCAAATAACCTAGGGCAACAGTTACCTCCATGTTCCGCTCCGTTTAGGAGGCTAAAGTAACCGGATTAAGTAAAGCGTACGGTAACCTGGGTTACAGAGCCCTCACAATTCCAAGATCTTGATATGGTTTCTGTGCAGTTCTATCTTGCCCATATCCTCCAGTTTTTTGAGCAGTCTAGAAATTACTACCCTTGAACTGTTCAGGTCATAGGCAATTTCTTGATGGGTACTGCGGATGCTATCCTCTTGTGCGATACGGGCCTTTTCCTTGAGGTATCCGACCAAGCGCATATCCATCTTATCGAAGGCGATACTGTCCAAGGTATTCAACAACTCGTTCAAACGATCATGGTAACTTTGGAAAACGAAATTCCGCCAAGATTTGTATCGGCCCGTCCACTCCTCCATTTTATGGATGGGCACCATGATCAGTTTGGCATCGGTTTCGGCAACGGCGCGGATCTCACTTTGGGCGTCCCCCATACAGCAGCTCAAGGTCATGGAGCAGGTATCACCCTCTTCGAGATAGTAGAGCAAGAGTTCGTTTCCGTCATCGTCTTCGCGAAGCACTTTGATGGCGCCCGAAATCAAAAGGGGCATCCCCCTGACATAATCACCGATATCCATCAACTTGAAACCTTCCGGCACCTCTTTAAAGGTTCCTACCTGTACAATTTCATTGATAAGGGCATCCTCGAAGACCTGTCCGTATCCTCTTTTTAGTTCTTGTATCATCGAATTCCATTTAAGAACATGATTTTCTTACTTCCCTTATGCTTCAGGTCCATCCTTTTTTTTCTTATCAGTGGACATCATAGCGATTACGGTTCCTACGAGAACCACGCACACGACCGCAAAAATGGCCATCATTACGGTTCCGTTTCCCCACGAGACCAAAGGTAACATCAATTTTGTAATCATTGCTTTAGGTTTTAAGATTCAACTTCGTAAATTTAGTGGAATATAGCCTGTTTGTGGTCCACAAAAATAGGCATGAAGGCCCACGCTGAATATGACAAACGTCATTTCGTAACGAAAAATTTAACAGAACCCTTGCGAATTGCGTAAATGATCGTAAATTAGCTTACTATGGATGTAGTTGCAGGAATAGATATCGGAGGAACCAAAACTAAAATAGGATTGGTCGATCACCATGGTGTGTGCCATAAACAACTTTTTTTTAGAACCCGAAAATACGATGATTTCGATGCCTTTCTGGATAAGATCAAGGAGAGCATCGACCAATTAATGTCCGACTTCGATTTCCCGGTCAATCTAATCGGATGTGGAATCGGCGCGCCGAACGCCTCTAGTCGAAACGGTACCATAGAGAACGCCGCCAATCTAAAATGGAAAGGTTCGGTACCCGTCCTGGAAAAATTAAAAAAGCGTATCGACCTCCCCATGCGGATCATGAACGATGCCAGTGCCGCAGCCTTGGGCGAGATGCTCTTTGGTAACGCCAAGGGTATGTCAGACTTTATCGTCATTACCCTGGGAACCGGACTAGGGGCCGGCATTGTCGCCAACGGCAAATTGATAGAGGGGTACGATGGGTTTGCCGGTGAACTGGGCCATGTCGATATGACCCTGGGTGATGGTCGGTTGACCGGGCTCGGCGTTCGTGGGGGACTGGAGGCCTACGTTTCCGCCACAGGCCTGAAACGCACCATACTCCATATGTTGTCCAAATACATGATCGACAGCAGGTTCCGTGACGTGGCCTTCAACGATTTGCACGGGGAGGATATTACCAAGGCCGCAGAAGAAGGCGATCCCATCGCCCAAAAAGCTTTTGATTATACGGCGAATATATTGGCTTTGGCCATGGCCAACTTTACAGCGTTCTCGCAGCCCAGGGCATTCTTTTTGATGGGAGGCCTGCTCAATAGCGGCAAATGGATCTTGGACCCCTTACAAGAATATTTCGAAGAAAAACTGTTGGAAGTCTATAAGGACAAGGTCGAAATACGAACCTCGGGCATGGAGGGGAAGACCGCTGCCATTTGTGGTGCGGCCGCATTGATATGGGAAGGAAGGCAGCCGACAACGGAATGAATTGTTAAATGAAACCCAATTCATAGGCAGACACGCCGAATGCAAAGCTAAAAAGGTATTTTTATTCCATGCGGGTCTTCGAGAAAAACAGCAATATTTTCCGGCTACTGTCCGAAGCAGTTTCCGAGGGGATAATCGTGGTCAACGATAAACAGGACATAGTGGCTTCCAATAAAAGAGCCAATGAATTGTTCGGCTACGAAGACGAAGAGCTTGTTGGCCATTCCTTGACTATTCTGATTCCCCGCTCCCTCCGAAAGGTCCATAACAACCATATGTCCTCTTTCTTCGAGCAGCACGAAAAGCGCCGTATGGCCGCAGGCCGAACGCTTTCCGGCCTGCGCAAAAATGGCGAAAAATTCCCCTTGGAAGTCGGCCTGAATCCCTTTTCTTTATACGGAAACACCTATGTACTGGCCTTGGTCATAGATATCACCGAGCGTAAAAAAAACGAGGAGGAACAACTATTGAAAACTGCGGCCTTGGAAGCCGCCCTGAACGGTATTGTTATTACCGATGCGCTACAGCCTGACAATCCTATCATCTATTGTAATCCCGCCTTCGAGGAAATGACCGGATATTCCAAAGGGGAAATCATAAACAAAAACTGCCGGTTTTTACAGGCCGACGATAATGACCAAGAGGGAGTGCTAAAATTACGCAATGCGGTAAATGCGGGCCGAGGGTGCCACGTTCAGCTGCGTAATTATAAAAAGGACGGTACCTTGTTCTGGAACGAGGTATCCATAAATCCCATAACAGGTCGAGATGGACAGACCTCCCATTTCATTGGGATTCAGAACGACATTACGCAGCGGAAGGCCGCGGAACAGGAAATAGTCCACCTAGCCACGATCTTCGACGAATCGTTCAACGAGATTTACGTCTTTGATGCCAATTCGTTGCTTTTTGTCAACGCCAATCAGGGTGCACGAACGCGTACCGGGTACACCTTGGCCGAGTTCAGGGAAATGACCCCCGTGCAGATGAAGCCGGAATTCACCGAAGCTAAATTTAGAGCCCTAATTGCTCCCTTACGCCAAGGTACCAAGAAAAAAGTCGACTTCGAGACCGTACACCGTATGAAAAATGGGAAGACCTACCCGGTTGAAGTACACCTCCAAAGCTCGACCATCGGCGACCAACAATTTGTCGTCGCTATTATCCTCGATATCTCCGACCGAAAAAACTATACGAAAAAATTGGAGAAAACCGTTAGGCAGCGTACCAG
Encoded here:
- a CDS encoding ROK family protein — its product is MDVVAGIDIGGTKTKIGLVDHHGVCHKQLFFRTRKYDDFDAFLDKIKESIDQLMSDFDFPVNLIGCGIGAPNASSRNGTIENAANLKWKGSVPVLEKLKKRIDLPMRIMNDASAAALGEMLFGNAKGMSDFIVITLGTGLGAGIVANGKLIEGYDGFAGELGHVDMTLGDGRLTGLGVRGGLEAYVSATGLKRTILHMLSKYMIDSRFRDVAFNDLHGEDITKAAEEGDPIAQKAFDYTANILALAMANFTAFSQPRAFFLMGGLLNSGKWILDPLQEYFEEKLLEVYKDKVEIRTSGMEGKTAAICGAAALIWEGRQPTTE
- a CDS encoding Crp/Fnr family transcriptional regulator gives rise to the protein MIQELKRGYGQVFEDALINEIVQVGTFKEVPEGFKLMDIGDYVRGMPLLISGAIKVLREDDDGNELLLYYLEEGDTCSMTLSCCMGDAQSEIRAVAETDAKLIMVPIHKMEEWTGRYKSWRNFVFQSYHDRLNELLNTLDSIAFDKMDMRLVGYLKEKARIAQEDSIRSTHQEIAYDLNSSRVVISRLLKKLEDMGKIELHRNHIKILEL
- a CDS encoding sensor histidine kinase, whose amino-acid sequence is MRVFEKNSNIFRLLSEAVSEGIIVVNDKQDIVASNKRANELFGYEDEELVGHSLTILIPRSLRKVHNNHMSSFFEQHEKRRMAAGRTLSGLRKNGEKFPLEVGLNPFSLYGNTYVLALVIDITERKKNEEEQLLKTAALEAALNGIVITDALQPDNPIIYCNPAFEEMTGYSKGEIINKNCRFLQADDNDQEGVLKLRNAVNAGRGCHVQLRNYKKDGTLFWNEVSINPITGRDGQTSHFIGIQNDITQRKAAEQEIVHLATIFDESFNEIYVFDANSLLFVNANQGARTRTGYTLAEFREMTPVQMKPEFTEAKFRALIAPLRQGTKKKVDFETVHRMKNGKTYPVEVHLQSSTIGDQQFVVAIILDISDRKNYTKKLEKTVRQRTRQLQKALKKEKELNELKTKFLSLVSHEFKTPLSGILTSAVLVEKYTLEDQQPKREKHLKTIASGVHYLTNILNDFLSMERLEKGKEMYSYSSFSLSGLVNHVIYNANMLLKNGQHINYPDNIDDVEIHQDERIVGLTLTNLLSNAIKYSKEHTEIDLKVELFEEKIIFHVKDRGIGIPEKEQQYTFDRYFRAENVLTTQGTGIGLNIVKGHVENLDGKIWFESQEHVGSTFSVEFPLGV
- a CDS encoding sulfite exporter TauE/SafE family protein, which gives rise to MEVTVALGYLGALVIGIVLGLIGGGGSILTVPILVYFLFINPVMATAYSLFIVGTTSLVGAIQNIRKKLVDFKTAIVFSIPAFIAVYATRKYVMPAIPEELFTVGGFLVTKDIGIMLFFAITMLLASYSMIREECENCDNDTIEIVYNYPMIVLEGIVVGVLTGIVGAGGGFLIIPALVLLAKLPMKKAVATSLLIIAVKSLIGFIGDVQNLKIDWKFLSVFSVLSIIGIFFGIWLNKFIDGSKLKKAFGWFVLVMGVFIFVKELFLS